Proteins encoded in a region of the Balaenoptera ricei isolate mBalRic1 chromosome 19, mBalRic1.hap2, whole genome shotgun sequence genome:
- the LOC132353305 gene encoding interferon lambda-3-like, with product MAPGCTLVLMLMTVAPSRTGAAPVPSPLGALPGARGCHMAQFKSLSPQELQAFKRAKDAFEESLLQKDWNCSSHLFPRTRDLRQLQVWERPVALAAELALTLNVLEATANSSLDHILDQPLHTLHHIHSKLQACVPAQPTAGPRPRGRLHHWLHRLQEAPKKESRDCLEASVMFNLFRLLTRDLKCVASGDQCV from the exons ATGGCCCCGGGCTGCACGCTGGTGCTGATGCTGATGACCGTGGCGCCGAGCAGGACAGGAGCAGCTCCTGTGCCCTCGCCCCTCGGGGCCCTCCCAGGTGCACGGGGCTGCCACATGGCCCAGTTCAAGTCTCTGTCCCCACAAGAGCTGCAGGCCTTCAAGAGGGCCAAGGACGCCTTT GAAGAGTCGCTCTTGCAGAAGGACTGGAACTGCAGCTCCCACCTCTTCCCCAGGACCCGGGACCTGAGGCAGCTGCAG GTGTGGGAGCGCCCCGTGGCCTTGGCGGCTGAGCTGGCCCTGACACTGAATGTCCTGGAGGCCACGGCTAACTCATCCCTGGACCACATCCTGGACCAGCCCCTCCACACGCTGCACCACATCCACTCCAAGCTCCAGGCCTGT GTCCCAGCTCAGCCCACAGCAGGCCCCAGGCCCCGGGGCCGCCTCCACCACTGGCTGCACCGGCTCCAGGAGGCCCCGAAGAAG gagTCCCGGGACTGCCTCGAAGCCTCTGTCATGTTCAACCTCTTTCGCCTCCTCACCCGGGACCTGAAATGTGTTGCCAGTGGAGACCAGTGTGTCTGA